A window from Candidatus Tectomicrobia bacterium encodes these proteins:
- a CDS encoding ABC transporter ATP-binding protein, producing the protein MSLSLRGLHKRYGSLHVLDGIDLDVGHQEIVTILGPSGCGKTTLLRIVNGLIPHEEGEVIFRSERVTAPRPEMAMVFQHFGLFPWKRLYQNISYGLRIQGRPAGETDRLVRRYIGLVGLEGFEEHYPSELSGGMQQRAGLARALATQAAVLLLDEPFGALDALTREQLQEELLRIIDVEPKSMLFITHSIDEALLLGDRVVVMSPRPGRIRFELETGFGRGREIESLRASDRFQALRHYLWEALRRPDADPGPLPDGVALRMEAKP; encoded by the coding sequence GTGAGCCTCTCCCTGCGGGGTCTTCACAAGCGCTACGGCAGCCTGCACGTCCTCGACGGCATCGATCTCGACGTGGGCCACCAGGAGATCGTGACCATCCTGGGCCCCAGCGGGTGCGGCAAGACCACCCTTCTGCGCATCGTGAACGGGCTGATCCCGCACGAGGAGGGGGAGGTCATCTTCCGCTCCGAGCGCGTGACCGCCCCTCGGCCTGAGATGGCCATGGTGTTCCAGCATTTCGGACTTTTCCCCTGGAAGCGCCTGTACCAGAACATCTCCTACGGCCTGCGCATCCAGGGCCGCCCGGCCGGGGAGACGGACCGGCTCGTCCGCCGCTACATCGGCCTGGTGGGGCTGGAGGGCTTCGAGGAGCACTACCCCTCGGAGCTCTCCGGCGGGATGCAGCAGCGGGCCGGCCTGGCGCGCGCGCTGGCCACCCAGGCGGCGGTGCTCCTGCTGGACGAGCCCTTCGGCGCCCTGGACGCCCTGACGCGCGAACAGCTCCAGGAGGAGCTTCTCCGGATCATCGACGTGGAGCCCAAGTCCATGCTCTTCATCACGCACAGCATCGACGAGGCGCTCCTGCTGGGGGACCGTGTGGTGGTGATGAGCCCGCGGCCGGGGCGCATCCGCTTCGAGCTGGAGACCGGGTTCGGCCGGGGCAGGGAGATCGAATCGCTGCGCGCGAGCGACCGGTTCCAGGCCCTGCGCCACTACCTGTGGGAGGCCCTGCGGCGCCCAGACGCGGACCCCGGGCCGCTCCCCGACGGGGTGGCCCTCCGGATGGAGGCCAAGCCATGA
- a CDS encoding RidA family protein has product MAREYLKGTWQENRAFSPAVVTRGGKAVWLAGVGARADEDGKSLAGNFEAQAHATFRAIGKTLERAGGKLQDIVTMTVFILDVRHGDRFVELRKQYFPGGFPASALITVAGFAHPDMMIEIQAVAVVGEE; this is encoded by the coding sequence ATGGCCCGCGAATACCTGAAGGGGACCTGGCAGGAGAACCGCGCCTTCTCGCCCGCCGTCGTCACGCGCGGGGGGAAGGCCGTCTGGCTGGCGGGGGTGGGGGCGCGGGCGGACGAGGACGGCAAATCCCTCGCCGGGAACTTCGAGGCCCAGGCCCACGCCACCTTCCGCGCCATCGGGAAGACCCTCGAGCGGGCGGGCGGCAAGCTCCAGGACATCGTGACGATGACGGTTTTCATCCTCGACGTGAGGCACGGCGACCGCTTCGTCGAGCTGCGCAAGCAGTATTTCCCGGGAGGGTTCCCGGCGAGCGCCCTCATCACCGTCGCGGGCTTCGCACACCCCGACATGATGATCGAGATCCAGGCGGTCGCGGTGGTGGGGGAGGAGTAG
- a CDS encoding ABC transporter permease — protein sequence MTTETKPLAAAKAKEAEAESTGLWIQEPRIYIRALSLLAVVGGWEALGWTGVIRPSVFSYPSAIVSAFFALLFSGEMLTAAYESSQILGAGLAMAIPTGIVIGVLMGRSKNFEYAVDTFVYALYATPVVALAFPIAMVLGVDFAGKTTIVVFFAIMPVIVNVYHGVRNVDPMLLEVTRSFCSSEWQRWRDLIFPSVVPYLVAGLGLASGRALVGMVVAEFLMSISGLGALSQDYVGNLEMDKGLAPVVFLMIVGIVLTKLVNFFEGRFASWRTGSRH from the coding sequence ATGACGACCGAGACGAAGCCCCTCGCGGCGGCGAAGGCGAAGGAGGCCGAGGCGGAATCCACCGGGCTGTGGATCCAGGAGCCCCGCATCTACATCCGGGCACTCTCGCTGCTCGCGGTGGTCGGGGGCTGGGAGGCGCTCGGCTGGACCGGCGTCATCCGGCCCTCCGTGTTCAGCTACCCGAGCGCCATCGTGAGCGCGTTCTTCGCCCTCTTGTTCAGCGGCGAGATGCTGACGGCCGCCTACGAGAGCTCCCAGATCCTGGGCGCGGGGCTGGCCATGGCCATCCCCACGGGCATCGTGATCGGGGTGCTCATGGGCCGCTCGAAGAACTTCGAGTACGCGGTGGACACCTTCGTGTACGCCCTCTACGCGACGCCCGTGGTGGCGCTGGCGTTTCCCATCGCCATGGTGCTGGGGGTGGACTTCGCCGGGAAGACGACCATCGTGGTCTTCTTCGCCATCATGCCCGTCATCGTGAACGTCTATCACGGGGTGCGAAACGTGGACCCCATGCTCCTGGAGGTCACGCGATCCTTCTGCTCGAGCGAGTGGCAGCGCTGGCGCGATCTGATCTTCCCCTCGGTGGTGCCCTATCTGGTGGCCGGCCTCGGGCTCGCCTCCGGGCGCGCGCTGGTGGGGATGGTGGTGGCGGAGTTCCTCATGAGCATCTCGGGGCTGGGCGCCCTGAGCCAGGACTACGTCGGAAATCTCGAGATGGACAAGGGCCTCGCGCCCGTCGTCTTTCTCATGATCGTCGGCATCGTCCTGACGAAGCTGGTGAACTTCTTCGAGGGCCGGTTCGCGTCATGGCGGACGGGGAGCAGGCACTAG